Proteins from one Capricornis sumatraensis isolate serow.1 chromosome 2, serow.2, whole genome shotgun sequence genomic window:
- the LOC138069708 gene encoding LOW QUALITY PROTEIN: guanylate-binding protein 6-like (The sequence of the model RefSeq protein was modified relative to this genomic sequence to represent the inferred CDS: inserted 1 base in 1 codon) has product MASGRDMMAPVSLVESDNAQLSVNQEAIETIEKISHPVVVVAIVGLYRTGKSYLMNHLAGQNHDFPLGSTVQSKIKGIWMWCVPHLSKSDHTLVLLDTEGLGDVEKGDSKNDSWIFALAVLLCSTFIYNSMSTINNQALEHLHYVTELTQLIKTKSSPSPDGEEDCTEFVAFFPDFIWAVRDFTLELKLNGHPITEDQYLDNALKLVKGKNMNVQISNLCRECIRXFFPTRKCFVFDRPTNDKKLLADIENASENQLSPKFQEQTKKFCSYIFTNAKIKTLREGVPVAGNWLGKLVVTYVDTINSGPVPCLENAVTCLAQLENSAAVQKAADHYSEQMAQQLRLPTDTLQELLEVHAACEKEAIAVFMEHSFKDENQEFQKKLTEKLEKERENLLREMNMMLEHKLKAQETLLNEGFREKSELMSEEINQLKNIIDDTKEEDTPWVTKALDKFGDELTSILSSPAKLLGQIVKGLGSLFKK; this is encoded by the exons ATGGCATCTGGGCGGGACATGATGGCCCCTGTTTCTCTGGTAGAAAGTGACAATGCGCAACTGTCAGTGAACCAGGAAGCTATAGAGACTATTGAGAAAATTTCTCATCCAGTGGTGGTAGTAGCCATTGTAGGACTGTATCGTACGGGTAAATCCTACTTGATGAACCATCTTGCAGGACAGAACCATG ATTTCCCTCTGGGCTCCACAGTGCAGTCTAAAATCAAGGGCATCTGGATGTGGTGTGTGCCTCACCTTTCCAAATCAGACCACACTCTGGTCCTTCTGGACACTGAGGGCCTGGGAGATGTTGAAAAG GGTGATTCCAAGAATGACTCATGGATCTTTGCTTTGGCCGTGCTTCTGTGCAGCACCTTTATCTATAACAGTATGAGCACCATCAACAACCAGGCCCTGGAGCACCTGCA TTATGTGACAGAGCTCACACAACTAATCAAAACCAAGTCCTCTCCCAGCCCTGATGGAGAAGAAGATTGTACAGAATTTGTGGCTTTCTTTCCAGACTTTATATGGGCTGTACGGGATTTCACCCTGGAGCTAAAATTAAATGGTCATCCTATCACAGAAGATCAATACCTGGACAATGCCTTGAAGCTGGTTAAAG GCAAGAATATGAACGTGCAAATATCAAATTTATGCAGAGAGTGCATCA GATTCTTTCCAACAAGGAAGTGTTTTGTCTTTGACCGACCAACAAATGACAAAAAACTCCTAGCTGATATTGAGAATGCATCTGAAAACCAACTGAGTCCTAAATTTCAGGAACAGACAAAAAAATTCTGTTCTTACATCTTCACCAATGCAAAAATCAAGACACTCAGAGAGGGAGTCCCGGTCGCTGGAAATt GGCTGGGAAAGTTGGTTGTGACCTATGTGGATACCATCAACAGTGGACCTGTGCCTTGTTTGGAGAATGCAGTCACATGTCTGGCCcagttggagaactcagcagcTGTACAGAAGGCAGCAGACCACTACAGTGAGCAGATGGCCCAGCAACTGAGACTCCCCACAGACACGCTCCAGGAGCTGctggaggtgcatgcagcctgtGAGAAGGAAGCCATTGCCGTCTTCATGGAGCACTCCTTCAAGGATGAAAATCAGGAATTCCAGAAGA AGCTGACagagaagctggagaaggaaagagaaaacctGCTGAGAGAGATGAACATGATGTTGGAGCATAAGCTGAAG GCCCAAGAAACTCTGCTTAATGAAGGTTTTAGAGAGAAATCTGAGTTGATGAGTGAAGAAATAAatcagttaaaaaatataattgatgATACTAAAGAAGAGGATACTCCCTGGGTTACAAAAGCCTTGGACAAATTTGGTGATGAGCTCACTTCAATATTGAGTTCTCCAGCTAAACTTCTTGGGCAGATTGTGAAAGGGTTAGgctctttatttaaaaagtag